TGCAAATTCCCGGATTGCCAAAGCTATTGATGCTGGGGATTACAATTATGCGATCGCATTCCAAGAACGCATTCGCCTTCCCGATGACAAAATGGCTTACTACGAAGACCTAGCGGAAATGTACGTTGGCAACGATGTTTCCACCGACTTCTACGCCTGGGTTTTCCCGAAATACGACCACGTTGCCGTTGGCACCGGCACGATGAAGGTAAACAAAGCCGACATCAAAAATCTGCAAGCTGGTATCCGCAAACGTGCCGCCAAAAAACTGGCCGGTGGTGAGATTATTAAAGTAGAAGCTCATCCAATTCCAGAACATCCGCGCCCTCGCCGCGTTGTCGGTAGAGTTGCCCTAGTTGGAGATGCTGCCGGTACTGTTACCAAGTCTTCTGGGGAAGGAATTTACTTTGCGGCTAAGTCTGCCCGGATGTGCGCCGAAGCGATCGTAGAAACTTCCTCTGGCGGCACCAGAATTCCCACGGAAGCCGACCTCAAGCTGTATCTGAAGCGTTGGGATAAGAAATACGGCCTCACCTACAAGGTGCTGGACATCCTGCAAACCGTATTTTATCGTACTGACGCCACCCGCGAAGCTTTTGTGGAGATGTGCGCTGACAAAGATGTGCAAAAGCTTACCTTTGACAGCTATCTGTATAAAACCGTTGTCCCGGCAAATCCCTTAATTCAGATGAAGATTACCGCTAAGACGATTGGCAGTCTGCTGCGGGGTAATGCGCTAGCCCCGTAGAAATACCTAGAGGGGAAACTGGTCATCCCAGTGCGATCGGTTCGCTTTAATTTAAAATAGCCAAGCTTTTTACTTGTAGGGTGCTTTTTCCAGCACCCTATTTTACTTTTGATTATTAATATAAATACGGTTATTACTTATATTTTTTAATATAGCAACCGCTCTCGTCGGTTAAGCCATAAATCTGGGGTAGGGGCGAAGCATTCGGGTAGTAAATATAAGGTTTTAACCAATAAATTATATGCCCGAATGCTTCGCCCCTACT
This genomic stretch from Argonema galeatum A003/A1 harbors:
- the chlP gene encoding geranylgeranyl reductase; its protein translation is MTIRVAVVGSGPAGSSAAETLAKAGIETYLFERKLDNAKPCGGAIPLCMVSEFDLPPHIIDRQVRKMKMISPSNVEVDININKEDEYIGMCRREVLDGFMRDRAAKLGAKLINGTVYKLDIPTNNTDPYTIHYADHSDGHAEGIMKTLKADVVIGADGANSRIAKAIDAGDYNYAIAFQERIRLPDDKMAYYEDLAEMYVGNDVSTDFYAWVFPKYDHVAVGTGTMKVNKADIKNLQAGIRKRAAKKLAGGEIIKVEAHPIPEHPRPRRVVGRVALVGDAAGTVTKSSGEGIYFAAKSARMCAEAIVETSSGGTRIPTEADLKLYLKRWDKKYGLTYKVLDILQTVFYRTDATREAFVEMCADKDVQKLTFDSYLYKTVVPANPLIQMKITAKTIGSLLRGNALAP